From the Buchnera aphidicola (Chaetosiphella stipae setosa) genome, the window TGTTTTTTTATAGGAGATAGGGAGTCTGATATTAATTGTGCTAAAAATCTTGGAATCACTGGATTATTGTATTCTCGTGAGAAATTAAATTGGAATAATATTTATAAAAAAATAAAATATAAAGATCGAATTTTTAAAATATTAAAACAAACTAACGAAACAAAGATTTTGGTTAAAATTAATTTAGATAATTCACAAAAAAATTTTTTTGATACGGGAGTATTTTTTTTTAATCATATGCTGGAACAAATTGCAGTGCATGCAAAAATTTCTATATTTATTAAAGTTCAAGGAGATCTAGAAATTGATGATCATCATATTGTAGAAGATACTGGAATAGCATTAGGTGAATGTTTATTTCAATGTTTACATAAAAAATCTGGAATTAATAGGTATGGTTTTGTTCTTCCAATGGATGAGAGCGTCGCATCTTGTATTTTAGATATTTCTAATCGACCATTTTTATATTTTAAAACAAATTTTAAATATCAAAAAATAGGAGATTTAAGTACAGATATGATTTGTCATTTTTTTTATTCTTTAGCATATTCTATGAAAATTACTTTACATTTAAAAGCTAAAGGAGAAAATGATCATCATTGTGCAGAAAGTTTATTTAAATCTTTTGGAAAAGCTTTAGGACAAGCGATACAAAGAAAGGGAATATTAATACCTAGTTCTAAGGGAATTTTGTAATGAATATTGTAATTATTAATACAGGTTTTTCAAATTTGTCATCTATTTATTGGGCGATTAAAAGATTAGGATATAATCCTATTATTAGTTTTGAACCAAATGTTATTCGGAATGCAAAAAAATTAATTTTACCTGGTTTAGGAACACCAGAGTTTGTTATGAAATATTTAGAAAAGAAAAAAATTGTTAATATTATTCAAAAATATGAAAGACCTATCTTAGGAATATGTTTAGGTATGCAATTATTTTTTTGTTATAGTGAAGAAAGT encodes:
- the hisB gene encoding bifunctional histidinol-phosphatase/imidazoleglycerol-phosphate dehydratase HisB, with translation MSKKILFLDRDGTLIREPQDDYKVDKIEKLEFEPSVISVLSKFKKMNYKFIIVSNQDGLGNQDFCLYDFYLCHNLMLSIFFSQGISFDDILICPHTIDEKCKCRKPNLGLIKRWIFLNKNISKKKCFFIGDRESDINCAKNLGITGLLYSREKLNWNNIYKKIKYKDRIFKILKQTNETKILVKINLDNSQKNFFDTGVFFFNHMLEQIAVHAKISIFIKVQGDLEIDDHHIVEDTGIALGECLFQCLHKKSGINRYGFVLPMDESVASCILDISNRPFLYFKTNFKYQKIGDLSTDMICHFFYSLAYSMKITLHLKAKGENDHHCAESLFKSFGKALGQAIQRKGILIPSSKGIL